From one Lotus japonicus ecotype B-129 chromosome 3, LjGifu_v1.2 genomic stretch:
- the LOC130749771 gene encoding uncharacterized protein LOC130749771 — protein sequence MGVVIIDGTTVRDFVNDEASFTKSVDEQFAALDLNNDGVLSRAELRTAFESMRLIEAHFGIDVATPPEQLTKIYDSVFDTFDGDGSGTVDRLEFRSEIKKIMLAVADGLGTNPIQMALEDDSNNLLQKAADLEASKIGAA from the coding sequence ATGGGTGTGGTGATAATCGACGGCACGACGGTGAGGGATTTCGTGAACGACGAAGCCAGTTTCACCAAGAGCGTGGACGAACAGTTCGCCGCGCTGGATCTCAACAACGACGGCGTTTTATCACGCGCGGAGCTCCGCACCGCCTTCGAGTCCATGAGGCTCATCGAGGCTCACTTCGGCATCGACGTCGCAACCCCGCCGGAGCAGCTCACCAAGATCTACGACTCTGTGTTTGATACGTTTGACGGTGATGGTAGCGGCACCGTTGACCGCCTCGAGTTCAGGTCCGAGATAAAGAAGATCATGCTCGCTGTTGCTGATGGTCTGGGAACTAACCCGATTCAGATGGCTCTTGAAGATGACTCTAACAATCTTCTTCAGAAAGCTGCGGATCTCGAAGCTTCTAAGATCGGCGCCGCCTGA